The following are encoded in a window of Diorhabda sublineata isolate icDioSubl1.1 chromosome 5, icDioSubl1.1, whole genome shotgun sequence genomic DNA:
- the LOC130444758 gene encoding NADH dehydrogenase [ubiquinone] 1 alpha subcomplex subunit 7-like: protein MPQPPKIRMHDVNPFLQTIREFLLGRKHTLALRFQDILATRSPPPPVLPDGPAHKLHSNYYFKRDARREVSPPEVIAPKAKQIEAGDKTTSVKRITPGPVYRWD, encoded by the exons ATGCCTCAACCTCCTAAAATTCGAATGCACGATGTAAATCCATTTCTTCAAACTATACGTGAATTTCTACTAGGAAGAAAACATACTTTAGCACTCAG atttcaaGATATTCTGGCAACGAGATCGCCACCACCTCCAGTTTTACCAGACGGACCGGCCCACAAACTCCattccaattattattttaaaagagaTGCTAGAAGAGAAGTTTCACCACCCGAAGTAATCGCTCCAAAAGCGAAACAAATCGAAGCAGGTGATAAAACTACTAGTGTTAAGAGAATTACACCTGGACCAGTCTATAGGTGGgattaa
- the LOC130444755 gene encoding dynamin-like 120 kDa protein, mitochondrial isoform X2 — MEHILRGKFGNYLLKYGSQRRYQREISTMWCGRALDRSKPLLKQQFLYQKREYGMMIVRALRGVLKIRYLLLGGAVAGGGALQKKYNDWKDGLPNMKWLNDVLPDNDKWQKWRTNLVDFKDNIKNSIELDPRIKSLSENKYNEFKSWFDQRLDDAIAAAEAQEATQKEDLKKGVSEASVVHAANPFSSDEKLRKEAQERLNNIQEEMMQTQIKYQRELERLEKENKELRKQNILLKQGKKPSVRKIKRSLIDMYSEVLDELADFDSGYNTQDQLPRVVVVGDQSSGKTSVLEMIAQARIFPRGAGEMMTRAPVKVTLSEGPYHIAQFRDSTREFDLTKESDLADLRREVELRMRNSVKGGKTVSSEVISMTVKGPGLQRMVLVDLPGIISTQTTDMAADTRESIRQMTQAYMNNPNAIILCIQDGAVDAERSNVTDLVATCDPQGKRTIFVLTKVDMAEENLADPNRIRKILSGKLFPMKALGYFAVVTGRGRKDDSIQTIKDYEENFFRGSKLFKDGVVKSTQVTTRNLSLAVADCFWKMVKETVEQQADAFKARRFNLETEWKNNFPRIREQDRDELFERARTEILDEIVNLSQVSPKHWEDTLLQNIWERVSSHVFENIYIPAAQTGSAETFNTAVDIKLKQWTDTALPVQSVRSGWETLKSEFERFLQKAAEAPDHDDIFDQLKQAVVNEAMVRHTWENKAAEMLRVIQLNALEDRTIGDKRDWDQAVKFLESSVKEKLNESETNLKKLLGPSAKERWVYWKYRTEVEGKRGTVKNELDKILYSNEKHSPILSYDELTTVRNNLKRSNVEVDNEFIREVWEAVYRRHFLQKSLTKAYDCRKAFFLYHQQAGDVDCSDVVLFHRIQQMMKVTSNALRQQITNREARRLDKEIKEVLEDYSQDNEKKIQLLTGRRVTLAEELKRVRQIQERLEEFIQALNKEK, encoded by the exons atggAGCATATACTACGAGGAAAATTTGG CaattatcttttaaaatatGGTTCCCAAAGGCGTTATCAAAGGGAAATAAGTACTATGTGGTGCGGAAGGGCTCTTGATAGATCTAAACCGCTcttaaaacaacaatttttgtatcaaaaaagAGAATATGGTATGATGATTGTTAGAGCACTAAGAGGCGTcttaaaaattagatatttattaCTCGGAGGCGCCGTAGCTGGAGGGGGTGCTTTACAAAAG aaatataatGATTGGAAAGATGGTTTACCGAATATGAAATGGTTAAATGATGTCCTACCAGATAACGATAAATGGCAAAAGTGGAGGACGAATTTAGTCGATTTCAAAGATAATATAAAGAATAGTATAGAGCTCG ATCCGAGGATTAAATCGTTGAGCGAAAACAAGTACAATGAGTTCAAATCTTGGTTCGATCAAAGATTAGACGATGCTATAGCGGCCGCCGAGGCTCAAGAAGCCACGCAAAAAGAAG ATTTGAAAAAGGGGGTGTCGGAAGCGAGCGTCGTTCACGCAGCGAATCCGTTTTCGTCTGACGAAAAATTGCGCAAAGAGGCGCAAGAAAGGTTGAATAATATACAGGAGGAGATGATGCAGACGCAGATCAAGTACCAGAGGGAGTTGGAGAGGTTGGAGAAGGAGAATAAGGAGTTGAGGAAGCAGAATATTCTGTTGAAGCAGGGTAAAAAACCGAGCGTGAGGAAAATTAAGAGGAGTCTTATTGATATGTATAGCGAAGTGTTGGATGAGTTAGCCGATTTCGATAGCGGTTATAATACGCAGGATCAGTTACCGCGCGTTGTTGTCGTCGGCGATCAGAGTAGCGGGAAGACGTCGGTTTTGGAAATGATTGCGCAGGCGCGTATTTTTCCAAGGGGGGCCGGGGAAATGATGACGAG GGCGCCCGTAAAAGTGACATTATCGGAAGGCCCTTACCACATAGCCCAATTTCGAGATTCCACTAGGGAATTCGACCTGACCAAAGAATCCGATTTAGCGGATTTGCGTCGAGAAGTCGAACTTAGGATGAGAAATAGCGTCAAAGGAGGAAAGACCGTCTCGTCCGAAGTTATTTCTATGACGGTTAAAGGTCCCGGTTTACAAAGGATGGTCCTAGTAGACTTACCCGGTATAATATCT ACCCAAACAACCGATATGGCCGCCGATACGAGGGAAAGTATCAGACAGATGACCCAGGCTTATATGAACAACCCCAACGCCATAATTTTGTGTATACAG GACGGGGCAGTTGACGCGGAAAGGAGTAACGTCACCGATCTCGTGGCGACTTGCGATCCTCAAGGTAAAAGGACCATCTTCGTGTTGACCAAAGTCGATATGGCGGAAGAAAATTTAGCGGATCCGAATCGG ATTCGAAAAATCCTTTCCGGAAAATTATTCCCGATGAAGGCCCTGGGATATTTCGCCGTCGTGACCGGTCGCGGTAGAAAAGACGATTCCATTCAAACAATAAAAGATTACGAAGAAAATTTCTTCAGAGGCTCCAAGCTATTTAA AGACGGCGTTGTCAAATCTACGCAGGTCACCACTCGTAACCTCAGTCTCGCCGTTGCCgattgtttttggaaaatggtCAAAGAGACCGTGGAACAGCAAGCGGACGCGTTCAAAGCTAGGCGATTCAACTTGGAGACcgaatggaaaaataattttccaaggATACGCGAACAGGACAGGGACGAGTTATTCGAAAGGGCCAGGACGGAAATTTTGGACGAAATCGTCAATTTATCCCAAGTTAGTCCCAAACATTGGGAGGATACTTTGTTGCAGAACATCTGGGAGAGGGTTTCGTcacatgtttttgaaaatatttatattccagCGGCGCAGACTGGGTCGGCAG AAACGTTCAATACCGCGGTGGATATAAAATTGAAGCAATGGACGGATACGGCTCTGCCGGTGCAATCGGTCCGATCCGGTTGGGAAACGTTGAAATCCGAATTCGAACGTTTCCTGCAAAAAGCGGCCGAAGCGCCGGATCACGACGACATCTTCGATCAATTGAAACAAGCCGTCGTTAACGAAGCGATGGTTAGACACACGTGGGAAAACAAAGCCGCCGAAATGCTTAGG GTGATTCAATTAAATGCCTTGGAAGATAGGACGATAGGGGATAAACGGGATTGGGACCAGGCGGTTAAATTCCTCGAAAGTAGCGTCAAGGAAAAGCTGAACGAAAGCGAAACTAACCTTAAAAAACTGTTGGGACCTTCGGCGAAAGAGAGATGGGTGTATTGGAAGTACCGAACCGAGGTGGAAGGGAAAAGGGGGACCGTCAAAAACGAATTagacaaaattttgtattcgAACGAG aaACACTCGCCGATTTTGAGTTACGACGAATTAACGACCGTAAGGAACAATTTGAAGCGATCTAACGTCGAGGTCGATAACGAATTTATAAGGGAAGTTTGGGAGGCGGTTTATCGGCGGCATTTTCTTCAGAAATCGTTAACGAAAGCTTACGATTGTCGGAAAGCGTTTTTCTTATATCACCAACAAGCCGGCGACGTCGATTGTTCGGACGTGGTGCTCTTCCATAGGATACAACAAATGATGAAAGTCACTTCGAACGCTTTGAGGCAACAAATAACGAATAGAGAAG
- the LOC130443973 gene encoding 10 kDa heat shock protein, mitochondrial, translated as MSAFKRLVPLFDRILIKKFEATTKTKGGIVIPEKAQDKVLQGTVVAVGQGSRLQDGTFAPPSVKVGDKVLLPEYGGTKVNLEDNAEYQLFRESDILAKIDS; from the exons atg tctGCATTCAAAAGATTAGTTCCTCTTTTCGACAGgattctaattaaaaaattcgagGCAACTACAAAAACGAAAGGTGGTATTGTGATACCAGAAAAAGCACAAGATAAAGTCCTACAAGGAACTGTAGTCGCAGTTGGACAAGGATCTAGATTACAG gATGGTACTTTCGCGCCTCCCTCTGTTAAAGTAGGTGATAAAGTACTTCTTCCAGAATACGGCGGCACGAAAGTGAATCTAGAAGATAATGCGGAATATCAGTTATTCAGAGAATCTGATATTTTAGCTAAAATAGATTCGTAA
- the LOC130444244 gene encoding transcription factor HES-4-B-like → MTTAKNKKPSEPRRANKPLMEKRRRARINQSLAALKTLILDSAKADNTKHSKLEKADILELTVRHFQRHRSLDAKGVNRYKCGYADCVKEVQRYLETPDAQTMTVIDAGVRQRLLRHLDNCVAEVDVDVRQADASNTPSEDTQDGSNRLKEEVNNNGPGVVASEDSAETKSGMYDGSYVLLLPEHYVQLASALGVNLRSHGDDVSSPGTSSCDKSGEIKKIDGPIDFSGKNNDIGDMWRPW, encoded by the coding sequence ATGACGACGgcgaaaaacaaaaaaccatcGGAGCCTCGTCGGGCTAATAAACCCTTGATGGAGAAACGTCGCAGGGCCAGAATTAACCAAAGTTTGGCGGCGTTGAAGACGCTCATTCTCGATTCCGCCAAAGCCGACAACACCAAGCATTCTAAATTGGAAAAGGCCGATATTTTGGAGCTTACCGTAAGGCATTTCCAAAGGCATAGAAGTTTAGATGCCAAAGGTGTGAATCGGTACAAATGCGGGTACGCCGATTGCGTCAAAGAAGTGCAGAGATACCTAGAGACGCCCGACGCTCAAACGATGACTGTCATAGATGCGGGGGTGAGGCAAAGACTACTTAGACATTTGGATAACTGCGTGGCCGAAGTGGACGTCGACGTTCGACAAGCTGACGCTTCTAATACGCCGTCGGAGGATACGCAAGATGGTTCTAATCGTTTAAAAGAAGAAGTAAATAATAACGGACCCGGTGTAGTTGCCAGTGAGGATTCCGCGGAGACTAAATCTGGAATGTACGATGGTAGTTACGTGTTGTTGCTTCCGGAGCATTACGTGCAGCTCGCTAGTGCTCTTGGTGTTAATCTTAGGTCGCACGGTGACGACGTTTCGAGTCCCGGTACGAGTAGTTGTGATAAAAGCggggaaattaaaaaaatcgacgGTCCCATTGACTTTAGCGGTAAAAATAATGATATCGGTGATATGTGGAGACCTTGgtag
- the LOC130444755 gene encoding dynamin-like 120 kDa protein, mitochondrial isoform X3, whose amino-acid sequence MWCGRALDRSKPLLKQQFLYQKREYGMMIVRALRGVLKIRYLLLGGAVAGGGALQKKYNDWKDGLPNMKWLNDVLPDNDKWQKWRTNLVDFKDNIKNSIELDPRIKSLSENKYNEFKSWFDQRLDDAIAAAEAQEATQKEGAVPVLLYRLYSDLKKGVSEASVVHAANPFSSDEKLRKEAQERLNNIQEEMMQTQIKYQRELERLEKENKELRKQNILLKQGKKPSVRKIKRSLIDMYSEVLDELADFDSGYNTQDQLPRVVVVGDQSSGKTSVLEMIAQARIFPRGAGEMMTRAPVKVTLSEGPYHIAQFRDSTREFDLTKESDLADLRREVELRMRNSVKGGKTVSSEVISMTVKGPGLQRMVLVDLPGIISTQTTDMAADTRESIRQMTQAYMNNPNAIILCIQDGAVDAERSNVTDLVATCDPQGKRTIFVLTKVDMAEENLADPNRIRKILSGKLFPMKALGYFAVVTGRGRKDDSIQTIKDYEENFFRGSKLFKDGVVKSTQVTTRNLSLAVADCFWKMVKETVEQQADAFKARRFNLETEWKNNFPRIREQDRDELFERARTEILDEIVNLSQVSPKHWEDTLLQNIWERVSSHVFENIYIPAAQTGSAETFNTAVDIKLKQWTDTALPVQSVRSGWETLKSEFERFLQKAAEAPDHDDIFDQLKQAVVNEAMVRHTWENKAAEMLRVIQLNALEDRTIGDKRDWDQAVKFLESSVKEKLNESETNLKKLLGPSAKERWVYWKYRTEVEGKRGTVKNELDKILYSNEKHSPILSYDELTTVRNNLKRSNVEVDNEFIREVWEAVYRRHFLQKSLTKAYDCRKAFFLYHQQAGDVDCSDVVLFHRIQQMMKVTSNALRQQITNREARRLDKEIKEVLEDYSQDNEKKIQLLTGRRVTLAEELKRVRQIQERLEEFIQALNKEK is encoded by the exons ATGTGGTGCGGAAGGGCTCTTGATAGATCTAAACCGCTcttaaaacaacaatttttgtatcaaaaaagAGAATATGGTATGATGATTGTTAGAGCACTAAGAGGCGTcttaaaaattagatatttattaCTCGGAGGCGCCGTAGCTGGAGGGGGTGCTTTACAAAAG aaatataatGATTGGAAAGATGGTTTACCGAATATGAAATGGTTAAATGATGTCCTACCAGATAACGATAAATGGCAAAAGTGGAGGACGAATTTAGTCGATTTCAAAGATAATATAAAGAATAGTATAGAGCTCG ATCCGAGGATTAAATCGTTGAGCGAAAACAAGTACAATGAGTTCAAATCTTGGTTCGATCAAAGATTAGACGATGCTATAGCGGCCGCCGAGGCTCAAGAAGCCACGCAAAAAGAAG GTGCGGTTCCCGTGCTTTTATACAGACTGTACTCAG ATTTGAAAAAGGGGGTGTCGGAAGCGAGCGTCGTTCACGCAGCGAATCCGTTTTCGTCTGACGAAAAATTGCGCAAAGAGGCGCAAGAAAGGTTGAATAATATACAGGAGGAGATGATGCAGACGCAGATCAAGTACCAGAGGGAGTTGGAGAGGTTGGAGAAGGAGAATAAGGAGTTGAGGAAGCAGAATATTCTGTTGAAGCAGGGTAAAAAACCGAGCGTGAGGAAAATTAAGAGGAGTCTTATTGATATGTATAGCGAAGTGTTGGATGAGTTAGCCGATTTCGATAGCGGTTATAATACGCAGGATCAGTTACCGCGCGTTGTTGTCGTCGGCGATCAGAGTAGCGGGAAGACGTCGGTTTTGGAAATGATTGCGCAGGCGCGTATTTTTCCAAGGGGGGCCGGGGAAATGATGACGAG GGCGCCCGTAAAAGTGACATTATCGGAAGGCCCTTACCACATAGCCCAATTTCGAGATTCCACTAGGGAATTCGACCTGACCAAAGAATCCGATTTAGCGGATTTGCGTCGAGAAGTCGAACTTAGGATGAGAAATAGCGTCAAAGGAGGAAAGACCGTCTCGTCCGAAGTTATTTCTATGACGGTTAAAGGTCCCGGTTTACAAAGGATGGTCCTAGTAGACTTACCCGGTATAATATCT ACCCAAACAACCGATATGGCCGCCGATACGAGGGAAAGTATCAGACAGATGACCCAGGCTTATATGAACAACCCCAACGCCATAATTTTGTGTATACAG GACGGGGCAGTTGACGCGGAAAGGAGTAACGTCACCGATCTCGTGGCGACTTGCGATCCTCAAGGTAAAAGGACCATCTTCGTGTTGACCAAAGTCGATATGGCGGAAGAAAATTTAGCGGATCCGAATCGG ATTCGAAAAATCCTTTCCGGAAAATTATTCCCGATGAAGGCCCTGGGATATTTCGCCGTCGTGACCGGTCGCGGTAGAAAAGACGATTCCATTCAAACAATAAAAGATTACGAAGAAAATTTCTTCAGAGGCTCCAAGCTATTTAA AGACGGCGTTGTCAAATCTACGCAGGTCACCACTCGTAACCTCAGTCTCGCCGTTGCCgattgtttttggaaaatggtCAAAGAGACCGTGGAACAGCAAGCGGACGCGTTCAAAGCTAGGCGATTCAACTTGGAGACcgaatggaaaaataattttccaaggATACGCGAACAGGACAGGGACGAGTTATTCGAAAGGGCCAGGACGGAAATTTTGGACGAAATCGTCAATTTATCCCAAGTTAGTCCCAAACATTGGGAGGATACTTTGTTGCAGAACATCTGGGAGAGGGTTTCGTcacatgtttttgaaaatatttatattccagCGGCGCAGACTGGGTCGGCAG AAACGTTCAATACCGCGGTGGATATAAAATTGAAGCAATGGACGGATACGGCTCTGCCGGTGCAATCGGTCCGATCCGGTTGGGAAACGTTGAAATCCGAATTCGAACGTTTCCTGCAAAAAGCGGCCGAAGCGCCGGATCACGACGACATCTTCGATCAATTGAAACAAGCCGTCGTTAACGAAGCGATGGTTAGACACACGTGGGAAAACAAAGCCGCCGAAATGCTTAGG GTGATTCAATTAAATGCCTTGGAAGATAGGACGATAGGGGATAAACGGGATTGGGACCAGGCGGTTAAATTCCTCGAAAGTAGCGTCAAGGAAAAGCTGAACGAAAGCGAAACTAACCTTAAAAAACTGTTGGGACCTTCGGCGAAAGAGAGATGGGTGTATTGGAAGTACCGAACCGAGGTGGAAGGGAAAAGGGGGACCGTCAAAAACGAATTagacaaaattttgtattcgAACGAG aaACACTCGCCGATTTTGAGTTACGACGAATTAACGACCGTAAGGAACAATTTGAAGCGATCTAACGTCGAGGTCGATAACGAATTTATAAGGGAAGTTTGGGAGGCGGTTTATCGGCGGCATTTTCTTCAGAAATCGTTAACGAAAGCTTACGATTGTCGGAAAGCGTTTTTCTTATATCACCAACAAGCCGGCGACGTCGATTGTTCGGACGTGGTGCTCTTCCATAGGATACAACAAATGATGAAAGTCACTTCGAACGCTTTGAGGCAACAAATAACGAATAGAGAAG
- the LOC130444755 gene encoding dynamin-like 120 kDa protein, mitochondrial isoform X1 has product MEHILRGKFGNYLLKYGSQRRYQREISTMWCGRALDRSKPLLKQQFLYQKREYGMMIVRALRGVLKIRYLLLGGAVAGGGALQKKYNDWKDGLPNMKWLNDVLPDNDKWQKWRTNLVDFKDNIKNSIELDPRIKSLSENKYNEFKSWFDQRLDDAIAAAEAQEATQKEGAVPVLLYRLYSDLKKGVSEASVVHAANPFSSDEKLRKEAQERLNNIQEEMMQTQIKYQRELERLEKENKELRKQNILLKQGKKPSVRKIKRSLIDMYSEVLDELADFDSGYNTQDQLPRVVVVGDQSSGKTSVLEMIAQARIFPRGAGEMMTRAPVKVTLSEGPYHIAQFRDSTREFDLTKESDLADLRREVELRMRNSVKGGKTVSSEVISMTVKGPGLQRMVLVDLPGIISTQTTDMAADTRESIRQMTQAYMNNPNAIILCIQDGAVDAERSNVTDLVATCDPQGKRTIFVLTKVDMAEENLADPNRIRKILSGKLFPMKALGYFAVVTGRGRKDDSIQTIKDYEENFFRGSKLFKDGVVKSTQVTTRNLSLAVADCFWKMVKETVEQQADAFKARRFNLETEWKNNFPRIREQDRDELFERARTEILDEIVNLSQVSPKHWEDTLLQNIWERVSSHVFENIYIPAAQTGSAETFNTAVDIKLKQWTDTALPVQSVRSGWETLKSEFERFLQKAAEAPDHDDIFDQLKQAVVNEAMVRHTWENKAAEMLRVIQLNALEDRTIGDKRDWDQAVKFLESSVKEKLNESETNLKKLLGPSAKERWVYWKYRTEVEGKRGTVKNELDKILYSNEKHSPILSYDELTTVRNNLKRSNVEVDNEFIREVWEAVYRRHFLQKSLTKAYDCRKAFFLYHQQAGDVDCSDVVLFHRIQQMMKVTSNALRQQITNREARRLDKEIKEVLEDYSQDNEKKIQLLTGRRVTLAEELKRVRQIQERLEEFIQALNKEK; this is encoded by the exons atggAGCATATACTACGAGGAAAATTTGG CaattatcttttaaaatatGGTTCCCAAAGGCGTTATCAAAGGGAAATAAGTACTATGTGGTGCGGAAGGGCTCTTGATAGATCTAAACCGCTcttaaaacaacaatttttgtatcaaaaaagAGAATATGGTATGATGATTGTTAGAGCACTAAGAGGCGTcttaaaaattagatatttattaCTCGGAGGCGCCGTAGCTGGAGGGGGTGCTTTACAAAAG aaatataatGATTGGAAAGATGGTTTACCGAATATGAAATGGTTAAATGATGTCCTACCAGATAACGATAAATGGCAAAAGTGGAGGACGAATTTAGTCGATTTCAAAGATAATATAAAGAATAGTATAGAGCTCG ATCCGAGGATTAAATCGTTGAGCGAAAACAAGTACAATGAGTTCAAATCTTGGTTCGATCAAAGATTAGACGATGCTATAGCGGCCGCCGAGGCTCAAGAAGCCACGCAAAAAGAAG GTGCGGTTCCCGTGCTTTTATACAGACTGTACTCAG ATTTGAAAAAGGGGGTGTCGGAAGCGAGCGTCGTTCACGCAGCGAATCCGTTTTCGTCTGACGAAAAATTGCGCAAAGAGGCGCAAGAAAGGTTGAATAATATACAGGAGGAGATGATGCAGACGCAGATCAAGTACCAGAGGGAGTTGGAGAGGTTGGAGAAGGAGAATAAGGAGTTGAGGAAGCAGAATATTCTGTTGAAGCAGGGTAAAAAACCGAGCGTGAGGAAAATTAAGAGGAGTCTTATTGATATGTATAGCGAAGTGTTGGATGAGTTAGCCGATTTCGATAGCGGTTATAATACGCAGGATCAGTTACCGCGCGTTGTTGTCGTCGGCGATCAGAGTAGCGGGAAGACGTCGGTTTTGGAAATGATTGCGCAGGCGCGTATTTTTCCAAGGGGGGCCGGGGAAATGATGACGAG GGCGCCCGTAAAAGTGACATTATCGGAAGGCCCTTACCACATAGCCCAATTTCGAGATTCCACTAGGGAATTCGACCTGACCAAAGAATCCGATTTAGCGGATTTGCGTCGAGAAGTCGAACTTAGGATGAGAAATAGCGTCAAAGGAGGAAAGACCGTCTCGTCCGAAGTTATTTCTATGACGGTTAAAGGTCCCGGTTTACAAAGGATGGTCCTAGTAGACTTACCCGGTATAATATCT ACCCAAACAACCGATATGGCCGCCGATACGAGGGAAAGTATCAGACAGATGACCCAGGCTTATATGAACAACCCCAACGCCATAATTTTGTGTATACAG GACGGGGCAGTTGACGCGGAAAGGAGTAACGTCACCGATCTCGTGGCGACTTGCGATCCTCAAGGTAAAAGGACCATCTTCGTGTTGACCAAAGTCGATATGGCGGAAGAAAATTTAGCGGATCCGAATCGG ATTCGAAAAATCCTTTCCGGAAAATTATTCCCGATGAAGGCCCTGGGATATTTCGCCGTCGTGACCGGTCGCGGTAGAAAAGACGATTCCATTCAAACAATAAAAGATTACGAAGAAAATTTCTTCAGAGGCTCCAAGCTATTTAA AGACGGCGTTGTCAAATCTACGCAGGTCACCACTCGTAACCTCAGTCTCGCCGTTGCCgattgtttttggaaaatggtCAAAGAGACCGTGGAACAGCAAGCGGACGCGTTCAAAGCTAGGCGATTCAACTTGGAGACcgaatggaaaaataattttccaaggATACGCGAACAGGACAGGGACGAGTTATTCGAAAGGGCCAGGACGGAAATTTTGGACGAAATCGTCAATTTATCCCAAGTTAGTCCCAAACATTGGGAGGATACTTTGTTGCAGAACATCTGGGAGAGGGTTTCGTcacatgtttttgaaaatatttatattccagCGGCGCAGACTGGGTCGGCAG AAACGTTCAATACCGCGGTGGATATAAAATTGAAGCAATGGACGGATACGGCTCTGCCGGTGCAATCGGTCCGATCCGGTTGGGAAACGTTGAAATCCGAATTCGAACGTTTCCTGCAAAAAGCGGCCGAAGCGCCGGATCACGACGACATCTTCGATCAATTGAAACAAGCCGTCGTTAACGAAGCGATGGTTAGACACACGTGGGAAAACAAAGCCGCCGAAATGCTTAGG GTGATTCAATTAAATGCCTTGGAAGATAGGACGATAGGGGATAAACGGGATTGGGACCAGGCGGTTAAATTCCTCGAAAGTAGCGTCAAGGAAAAGCTGAACGAAAGCGAAACTAACCTTAAAAAACTGTTGGGACCTTCGGCGAAAGAGAGATGGGTGTATTGGAAGTACCGAACCGAGGTGGAAGGGAAAAGGGGGACCGTCAAAAACGAATTagacaaaattttgtattcgAACGAG aaACACTCGCCGATTTTGAGTTACGACGAATTAACGACCGTAAGGAACAATTTGAAGCGATCTAACGTCGAGGTCGATAACGAATTTATAAGGGAAGTTTGGGAGGCGGTTTATCGGCGGCATTTTCTTCAGAAATCGTTAACGAAAGCTTACGATTGTCGGAAAGCGTTTTTCTTATATCACCAACAAGCCGGCGACGTCGATTGTTCGGACGTGGTGCTCTTCCATAGGATACAACAAATGATGAAAGTCACTTCGAACGCTTTGAGGCAACAAATAACGAATAGAGAAG
- the LOC130444757 gene encoding D-3-phosphoglycerate dehydrogenase: MDIKNVLVADAVDKACVELLKKNSINVTCKYKLSKAELIAEIPKYEGLIVRSDTKVTADVIQAANNLKVIGRAGAGVDNIDINAATAKNILVLNTPGGNALSACELTCSLITSLARNVVPAAASLKVGRWDRKLYTGHELYGKTLGILGLGRIGKEVAVRMQAWGMRTIGYDPIVPATEAKKFNVEALELEEIWPQVDYITVHTPLIPETKNLISEKVLNKCKKGVKIINVARGGIINEKDLLEALKSGQCGGAALDVFEQEPPKDTVTLELIQHQNVVATPHLGASTAEAQIRVAVEVSEQIIALTGKSEKYTSTPGIVNRSVLLNITK; the protein is encoded by the exons AtggatataaaaaatgttttggtagCCGATGCAGTAGATAAGGCGTGTGTagaacttttaaaaaaaaattcaattaacgTTACCTGTAAATACAAATTATCGAAAGCAGAATTGATTGCTGAAATTCCA AAATACGAGGGGCTTATAGTACGTTCTGATACAAAAGTAACAGCTGACGTTATACAAGCCGCTAATAATTTAAAAGTCATCGGACGTGCTGGTGCTGGGGTAGATAATATTGATATCAACGCTGCAActgctaaaaatattttagttttgaa taCTCCTGGTGGTAATGCACTTAGCGCATGCGAATTAACTTGTTCACTAATAACATCGTTAGCGAGAAATGTAGTACCGGCAGCTGCTTCTTTGAAAGTCGGTAGATGGGATCGGAAATTGTATACGGGTCACGAACTTTACGGAAAAACTTTAGGAATTTTGGGATTGGGAAGAATCGGCAAAGAAGTTGCTGTTAGAATGCAAGCTTGGGGAATGCGA acGATTGGTTATGATCCAATAGTACCTGCAACCGAAGCTAAAAAATTCAACGTGGAAGCTTTGGAACTAGAGGAAATTTGGCCCCAAGTTGATTACATAACCGTACATACGCCTTTGATACCAGAAACTAAAA atctaatatctgaaaaagttttgaaCAAATGCAAAAAAGGCGTTAAAATAATAAACGTAGCTAGAGGTGGTATCATAAACGAAAAGGACCTTCTAGAAGCATTAAAATCCGGTCAATGCGGTGGTGCTGCTTTAGATGTATTCGAACAAGAGCCACCAAAAGATACAGTGACATTAGAACTGATTCAACACCAAAATGTTGTAGCTACACCTCATTTAGGGGCAAGCACCGCCGAAGCGCAGATCAGAGTCGCTGTCGAAGTCTCCGAACAAATTATAGCACTAACTGGGAAAAGCGAAAAGTATACTTCGACACCTGGGATCGTAAATAGAAGCGTTTTgttaaatatcacaaaataa